The following proteins are co-located in the Leptospira weilii genome:
- a CDS encoding helix-turn-helix domain-containing protein, which yields MANKIITIPLTNIDFSSPGKRLRYAVKNILAMNDEDFATSIGKSQNYISYICNDKRPLLDKLAADIEKAHGISGLWLIKGQGSPEVNSSLNENSGTVKKMKKRDYLWNKISNDKAEDTLISFYDEIPLETRSLIYQMIVAVSKNNRST from the coding sequence ATGGCAAATAAAATTATTACAATTCCTTTGACAAATATAGACTTTTCTTCGCCTGGAAAACGGCTTCGTTATGCGGTCAAAAACATATTAGCGATGAATGATGAAGACTTTGCTACCTCGATAGGTAAATCTCAAAACTATATCAGTTACATTTGCAATGATAAACGCCCTTTGTTGGATAAACTTGCGGCAGATATAGAAAAAGCGCATGGTATTTCGGGTCTTTGGTTAATTAAAGGGCAGGGAAGTCCTGAAGTAAACTCATCTCTTAACGAAAATTCCGGAACCGTCAAAAAAATGAAAAAGCGTGATTATCTATGGAATAAAATCTCAAATGATAAAGCGGAAGATACGTTAATTTCATTTTATGATGAAATTCCACTCGAAACTCGTAGTCTTATTTATCAAATGATTGTCGCTGTTTCTAAAAATAATCGATCTACTTAA
- a CDS encoding TRL domain-containing protein, with protein sequence MKKFISLIVISLAAFVVSNCATSIFPAAIFNSSNYHVSGNPTGGPTDAKILKSGKSCNNYSIILLWGYYSGGEGSIAEAMKDGQITKVAVVDKNTFGILGPIFSKECVVVYGE encoded by the coding sequence ATGAAAAAATTCATCAGTCTGATCGTAATCTCTCTCGCGGCGTTCGTTGTATCCAACTGTGCGACGAGTATTTTTCCAGCGGCGATTTTCAATTCTTCCAATTATCACGTATCCGGAAATCCAACCGGTGGTCCTACGGATGCAAAAATCTTAAAGAGTGGAAAGTCTTGTAACAATTACTCGATTATTCTACTTTGGGGTTATTATTCCGGCGGAGAAGGAAGCATTGCAGAAGCGATGAAAGACGGCCAAATCACAAAGGTCGCGGTTGTAGACAAAAACACTTTCGGAATTTTAGGACCCATTTTCTCAAAAGAATGCGTCGTGGTTTACGGAGAATAA